Part of the Lucilia cuprina isolate Lc7/37 chromosome 5, ASM2204524v1, whole genome shotgun sequence genome is shown below.
AGTTAACTATTGTATTGCGATATccttatttctatttttatataacattgtaaatatatttgttagtCCTTACATGCTAAAGTGCGTCTGTCTAATAAAAGGATTCCGGTTCCATAATATGAATCATTTTCTtatcatatgtacatacattcatatatgtagTTCCAAAGACATAATATATGAAATTGTCCTTTATATTTcgattttccatagaaattgTTATAAACATACTCTATgaccattttaaaatttttaaaccagttAATACTTTCAGTAGACTGTGAGGAGAGTTTAAATTTGACCATTTAATTGTGTGTACAAAACTTTGAAATACTTCCTTCCTATATCATTTTGCACACATGCAGATAGATGTaccatctatctatcttttcCACACATACAGATTGACATTGTCAAAGAGCAAGTATGTGGAAATAATGTCATACAAGTTTGACAtgtgtaaatataaaacttaaattcatacatacatcaaCACAGTACAATAAATGACTTTTGCATtgaatataaagtgtttcatctTCATCTTTTctcagatttttttctatttttagacaatgaaaagaattttcaataaacatcATGCATAATGTACCTTTTAAAAGTACTATTGTTAGGCATAATCTTTGAATGcatttatttcaaaagaaagGAAAACTTCcatgaatttttaaagaaataaatctcAATGAGAAGTATTGTAAAGATTGTAGTTCAGAAGAAGGCATTATGTGAATAACTAAATAGCAAAGGATATAGTTAGCACATAAAGCTTTTATGATTTCGAAATCGGATTTTATTATTCATGTGAATTGtgatcaaaaaataaaacttcagtCTGTAGCCTCTATCTtttcttggaatgatttgacctGGATTCGAACTAGGGAGCCTGATAAGCTGGTACGGCAGGCACCGTTAGCCAACAGGGCTGGGTTTCGAACTTTGTATTGTCCCGCTTTTTGGAGATGGATGTAGAGATATGAGACCTCACCCATCTGTGTATCTAGAACGAGTGTGTCGGATGAATGAGAAGTATGCTGGGTGCAATGGTGATGAATGTAGGTTATCTTATACAAGTGGTACTATTGAATTTTTTCTTCCTTGTCTAGGTAGGTTCAGGGTTTGCTCTATTCTTATcagatttaccacagtgtgttcaCACAGAAAAAAAACCCAATGTAAAATCAACATGGAAAAATGTTGATTTCGAGTCAttgtaaatttttgacaaaatttaaaaaaaaagtatattcaaCATTGTTTCGATTTGAATTAACATTAAAAGATGTtgatttaatcttaaaaatagttatttcaacattattcgttttaaaataaagttgtgCACATttgatttaacattttttaatgttaaaataacctttttaaatgttgattttataaaattcattttcatagtaaaaacaaaagtttttaacgTAAAATCAACATTGTGCATAGTTAAAATAACATGAGCCAATGttagtttaacattttatttacaataaaatcaaCATCGAAACATGTTGAAACAACAtgtgaaaactaaaaattattaatgaattgcgaataaaatgttttcatgttAAATCAACATTAGTCCATTGTTAAAACAACATTGTTTTCATGTTAAATCAATGTTGGTtcatgttaaaaaacatttaaaaattacagtttctataCATAGTATAAATAACATGGTTTCAAGTTAAATTAACATTGAATCATGTTGAATCGACAtcagttaattttaaattgacatTGATTCATGTTAAATCAACATTGTATCATGTTAAATCAACATTATACCACGATAGAAACAATTGGAATCAGATTGAAACGAAGtcgttaaattttgaaataacatgagaaagaattgaaatgaaatgaaatcatGTTGAATTCTGCAAAAAGTACCGCTATTTTAGAACATAAAAAATGCTTCATTCATCTATTAGTAAAGCTTGTATCGTgcgtgttttattataaaagcgtgttttaaaagtaagttaaatacatttttaaacataaaaatataattatgtctTTGCCTAAGAATAATAATATTCATGTGTCAAGTGTTGTGGAAGAAATTGTATCAATTGAAGAAAACATGAATTTCTTAAGTGACGAAGAtggtaatattatattaaatattccaGTTGTTCAGAATACTAGTGAAAATTCACAATTAGATGATCTGCTGCAAACTTTTAACTTAATTGAAGTAAAACCTTATTTAACAAGTAAGTAATtgcatttaatgaattttttaagataatttgactAATGTGagtatcatttatttatttagatgcGCAAATTACATTTGATAGCTTAAGGTATTTATCAAAGGAAGATATAAAGGAAGCCATACCCCCTATTGGTATTCGTGCTTGTTTCCgagaaaaactttttagttgGAGAAAAACTGAGGtattaaacattattacaaCTATTTAGTTAAGAATTAATGAATACTTTTATTAATGAATCAGTACGGAATTGATGACGAAACATTGTCTGAAGCGATAGCCGAAAAAGTAGTTTCATGGCTACAAAACCAATCTAATATTGGAACAACATCAACACCAACATCATCTTATTCTCAATCAGTTGGAAGTTGTAAGCTATCTAAGGTAAAGTATGGAATTGGTTTCATAGTGTTCGCTAGTAATAagtgatttatatttaattttagagtCTAAAGCAGATTTTAGAAGAAAGTCTTAAGGGGAAatctttaacaagtttttataaacaaaacgaTAACTTGACTGATTCATTTCGTGCAGAAttgattaatataattttggaaGACATATTTTATCATGAAGCTAAGTTATCACCGAAAGATTTTCCAATAATAGTGGATGAAATTGTCAGCAACTTCCCCAGTGAGATAAgagtaagtttttaattaaacaaatttaatacagAAATAACTTTGATTTGTTAACTATTAGGAATACTATTTTATTCCACGAGGTAGAAAAGCGAATCCAGGAGGGAAGCTTTGGGATAAATACGTTAATCAAAAGGCAAAGCGTGCACGCTCATcagttaaaattaaagaaaatatagatGCTTCGAATTCCAACTCGCTGACAGTTAATTCTGAACTCGATGAATCAATTTTACTAGCTTTAAAAGCTTACCTTTCTAGAGATTTTTCTAATTGGGATGAAGTTAAAGATAAATGGCAACGAACATTCTTGTTAAGGCAAAAAGAGTTGAAGTTATCTACCAATAATTATGAATTTCTAGAGAACTGGCCTCTTTATTCTAACGCTCGGTCTAACGAACTagtatgtttaaacaaattgtgttgaattttcatatttaaatattattttcatttctattttctatatagaTTAATATCGATTTCGAACTGATGCACCCAAATAAGAGTCATCTTCTTTTCAGTAAATggaagggatttttggaaaaaattgtaaGCTATtactatttacatataaaagacAAAAGGTCTAAGGAAGTTCTGACAAATTCGAAGAATACTACTGAACAaagtaattatt
Proteins encoded:
- the LOC124420102 gene encoding uncharacterized protein LOC124420102 isoform X1 gives rise to the protein MSLPKNNNIHVSSVVEEIVSIEENMNFLSDEDGNIILNIPVVQNTSENSQLDDLLQTFNLIEVKPYLTNAQITFDSLRYLSKEDIKEAIPPIGIRACFREKLFSWRKTEYGIDDETLSEAIAEKVVSWLQNQSNIGTTSTPTSSYSQSVGSCKLSKSLKQILEESLKGKSLTSFYKQNDNLTDSFRAELINIILEDIFYHEAKLSPKDFPIIVDEIVSNFPSEIREYYFIPRGRKANPGGKLWDKYVNQKAKRARSSVKIKENIDASNSNSLTVNSELDESILLALKAYLSRDFSNWDEVKDKWQRTFLLRQKELKLSTNNYEFLENWPLYSNARSNELINIDFELMHPNKSHLLFSKWKGFLEKIVSYYYLHIKDKRSKEVLTNSKNTTEQNSLDYIHTILLNSVILPNARFSDKRGKNSKKISIPDANESFIVHLTTINDYEKVISELKEKYYNRSLTIQPFIIVVGHSIYNLEKFYVYFDKTLLKCDSFLKSLDICFKIIYTLSLEYPKGCQGPWLFIQEYFYEIKPINDNKLSAIYSLLNFLKT
- the LOC124420102 gene encoding uncharacterized protein LOC124420102 isoform X2, whose protein sequence is MNQYGIDDETLSEAIAEKVVSWLQNQSNIGTTSTPTSSYSQSVGSCKLSKSLKQILEESLKGKSLTSFYKQNDNLTDSFRAELINIILEDIFYHEAKLSPKDFPIIVDEIVSNFPSEIREYYFIPRGRKANPGGKLWDKYVNQKAKRARSSVKIKENIDASNSNSLTVNSELDESILLALKAYLSRDFSNWDEVKDKWQRTFLLRQKELKLSTNNYEFLENWPLYSNARSNELINIDFELMHPNKSHLLFSKWKGFLEKIVSYYYLHIKDKRSKEVLTNSKNTTEQNSLDYIHTILLNSVILPNARFSDKRGKNSKKISIPDANESFIVHLTTINDYEKVISELKEKYYNRSLTIQPFIIVVGHSIYNLEKFYVYFDKTLLKCDSFLKSLDICFKIIYTLSLEYPKGCQGPWLFIQEYFYEIKPINDNKLSAIYSLLNFLKT